DNA sequence from the Paramormyrops kingsleyae isolate MSU_618 chromosome 14, PKINGS_0.4, whole genome shotgun sequence genome:
TGCAAAGCAAAACAAGGTTTCTCCGACCTTTATTGATATGCATACACCATAATTCATTCGAACaccactttttaaaatgtaatacatCGGGAAATTCgaagtcattttaaatataaacaattaGTACATGAGATGACTTGTTTCAGGATatttcaacaaggatacaagaAAACGGGATCAATAAAAAAATGGTAGACCTTTGGCGAGGTGCTCGCTCATCCTTCCATGTCAGTCCCGTTTGATGTGACCCTCAAATCGagtgtcatttttttccacCAAGAAACTACTTGGAATAAAACTTATAACTAATTTAATACATTGAAATATATCCGCTTATGTACATTATTATGTACATTAACATAAACGTCCAAAGACTTTACAGTATGATCCTCTGATGTTTTCACTGAAGAGCTGAGGAGTTAATAATGTTTATCTTTGGAATAAAcggagaaaaaaaagatttttaaatcaTGCTATGGTCACGGATATAATTACACTGTAAATTTACCGATTTACATTAGAATACATATAATTTTAAGGGAATAATCAATAAGAGGCACATTCTAAAATGAGTGTAAAGATGGCACCATTTGGGACGGGGCACGAACACAGCAAAATGCAATTGGCTAAATTTCATATCACATACTAGTATAAACGCATACTGTTAGGTTACTTATTGGTTTTTATTGGGTAACACTGAATAAAAAAAGGATTTCATGCTTTAGGACAGTTGAGCAATGTGGGTGTCCAATGAAAAGGTGACTCATGCATTGACCTGAAGGTCGTTTTGCTATCTGCCATTTCATTCAGAGACATGCATATAACTAGTGTGGAGAGCGCCATTTCAGAAAAGCAGGACACCTGCATTATCGGCTCCCGAACCGCGGAGCTCCACTCCCGCTGTCCGCCACTCCTAGTATTATTCACATGTCTGAATAAATAATGATCTTTATAATATGGTAGCAAAATGGCGTGAAATACGCGGCAACCACACAAGAAGAGCAGAATACCTTTCCTGATAAAGTCAGTTGCCCcatgtatatttttatgtaaGAAAAATCAAGTTTGCATTTTCGTAGAAGGCCTTAGATTTAAGTAACAGCTGCCATCTGTTTCTTATAAAGAAACAAAATCTGAACATCAATAAAATAAGTTAAACAGCATCTACCTAGTACTCACTACAGTTTTCCCTAAAGATTAGAACATGGCACGGCAATGTACAACTACATTTCACTCTGCAAGCAGAATTAACCCTTTCCCCTTTTATATTCTACATACTTTTACAGTTTCAGTCTTTTCCTTCTGGTCAGGATATCGTTTGCACGTTAAACGTGCATGCCTAAATATTGTTCTGCCATAAAAATGTGTCTAAATACTATGCCGCCACATAACGCGTCGTTTTTAAACCGTTTCTATTTCATGCCTGTTTCCGCTGCGTAACTCGAATTATCTAGAATCCAATTTAGCACTCCGTGCAGCACCTGTCATGATGCAGAAAGGCAGAAAATACTAGAATAAAACACTGGATTCACCTCTCGCTGAGCGAGAACGACAATCTCATTTCATAACACCTTCGGTTTACAGCGATAATAGTTCTGAGATTATATATTAAAACCAACACATCAACAATGAGTACAAAACCTCTATTCGGTTTCAAAAATCTATCGTGGAAAGTAGAATTATTTATAATGCGATGGGGTAAATAAAAGTACAAAAGCACAGATGTAAGACTTGTGATTTTAAATATTCTTGCATATAATCAGAACCATAACAGTGTTGGAACCCCTATACAAGACCTCAGGATATTTTTACAAGAATTACTGTACCCTGAAAACTACATAAAAATTAATTAGCttaaaataataagcccgtttttttaacaaaaaaaaaaaaaaaaaacggggcaCTGCGTTGTCTTTAGACGtactttttcagtttttgcaGGAAAAACTGAATACAACTAATACTAAAACAGAAATCCTTCTGGATATACTTATACACAATGTGTTGGCAGGAGGTTTTGAGCTGGTTTTGGGTTGGATTTTGAATCACGaatcttaattaattaaaagaaaaaaagatttggGGCTGCATATTACACAATACAATTAGACAAATAATATCACAGAAATAACTCTGTCGTTTAACACAGGTCATCTATATATGCACATGTATATGGATTGTACTGGCGCTGTGACGTCAAGGCTGGTAAAATTTCCAGACAAGAGATTGCACTTCATTTTAACTTTCTCTGATACTTCTGCACTAAAAACCGAAAACTCTCGAGTTCTGGTTGACCTTGCAACAACCAATAGTGTTAGCTGAAACCTAGATTATGTTTCAGATAATTTAAGATGAAATATTCATCTCTAAGTGCAGGCTGCATATCAAAGCATTTAATCAAGTATATTATCAGTGGAATatagtatttttattattcttttttaattttcattttgctgCATAACCAAAATCTGATGAGCACATCACTGTTTATATATGCAATGCTCAGCCAGTGGTAAAAATAGTTTACTTAAGTAGTACAAACATGGGACACATTCATTGTTGTACTCAGTGTAGTTCTAGTAATCGTTTTCATATAATAATGATTTGTCGTGTATTACAAATCTGTTTAAATCTACTGCAAAATGGTCAGTGGCATTAGGTCACAGGACCCTAAATATGTAAGGATTTTTAAAACAAGATGCACCTATTGTCTTGTTCTTTATGCAAAAACTTGTTGAAACACAattcagcacaaaaaaaaaacaaaaaactcagTGTCAAAATAAAAGCTCACTTTCTGCTGTGAATAACAATGTCTCATTACAGCCACTTACTCCTGCGCTCAAGCTCTAAATCAGCCCAGCTGGTTATTTTAAGTTCTGCAGCACTCTGCTTGAAGACAGCCAGCTGGCCTTTGTTAAACGGAAATACGCATGCAGTGGGTAGCAAGCAGGAATTACGATAAAAACCAGAAAACCAGTCCTGTATTTCCCAATGGTCCACCATGagtatattcatttttattaacgtttttttttttttttacttatgcAACTCTTACGCTAAAAGATTGTTTAATTGCATAAAAAAACTAACGTTAATAAGTTATTGACCTAATCTGCTGCCAAAAATATTCTACACATTGACATGTCTTTTAAACACCTTGTAATACTGTTGCTCATTTCATAATACCTCATACTACTGCATCTGGccatataaaatataacaaacaGATGTTACAGCTTACCAAAACATGtggtgaaaaaataaattaagtaaCATGATCCTTTCATTGGGGATATATCTAATAAACACAGATCTATATGTTTACTATCTGAGCTTACTGACATTTACATTCACAAGGCTGAACAACCATACGGGGAATGGAATATTTAAGTACAGCTGGAACTCAAGCTTATCTTGCCCCATCTTCTAGTCCTCAGAGACCAGCTTCTAAACCGGGTAGCTGGTCCTGGGATGAGGTCTTTTTAGATTTAGCGAGATTCCCCGCATTAAGGTTGATGGTGTTTTGAGCAGCGGTCAGAGAATCCAAGCTGCAATCCAAACCATCAGTATCCAGCAGCTCACTGCGAATGAAGGAGTCCATGTCACTCTCCAGGCTGCTACTGAGCATGTCCAGGTCTGGGTCACTGAGGTAATGTTCCTGGCTGGTGAGTGGGATGGAGACGCCGCCACCATTGGAGATGGGATACATGAAGGACTCAGAGGAACCAGTTTGCATAGGTGACTGGAGCTTTTGCCTGACAGATTTGAGGTTATTTGCCTCGTTGGTCAACTCAAGGTCCTCCTTGGTGGAGGACAAGCTGGTGTGCCAGCCCATCAGCAAGGAGTTCTGGGACTGACCGGAGTGGTTCACCGAACAGAGGTTGTTGGACATCATGGGGTCATTGCGCAGCACGTTGTTGCGACGTAGGAACTGAGAAGAAGCCGGGAGGCTGGCCTGTGAAATCAGTGGGTCGGACTGCGTCATCATGACATCGCTGTGGCGAAGCAGATCGGAACACGGGTTCTGGCTTCCGAAGAGGGAAACAAAAGAAAAGGTGGCAGGCTTGTTCTCCTGGATGGTCTGCATGGGCGACGAGCGCAGGGATACGGCGTCGTACACGGAGTTGGTGTAGCTGCCAGGAGGAGAACCCAAACCGCTGTttttggggtccagcgtcaagCTGGAGCTCCTGTGCAGGGCACTGCCAGTCTCACTGCCACTATCGGCGTCTCCCAGAGACTGCTGCTGAGATAAGGTGAAACTCATGTTATCCAAGAGGTCGTCCATGAGGCTGTCAGAGAGGCCCTCATTCAGGTTCATGGTTCCAGCCAGGTCAGCCAGGTAGGGTAACTCTGAGGGGGAGGCTTTGCTAAACGAGGGGGATACCCCACTGGGGCTGGAGTACAGCATGGGGGAGAGCGGCATGTCGTCGTCAGGCACCTGGTCCAGCTCAGGATTGGCTAGGATAGGAGATAGGCGGCCGCTGACAGTGCTAGCATTGGAGCTGGTACGTGAGCGGAAGTCCATCCAGACGTCGAGCTCGTCACTACTGCGGGAGGTGGGGCTCCCGGACCACTGGGCGAGGCCCGGCGGACTCTCTACGCTACCTTCACGAGCAGCCAGCATGGCTACCTTCTTCTTGGTTGCCCGTCCGCGACTTTTGGTGTACTTGTTGCAGTTGTCCATAGACATAGCTCGCCGCCGCGGGGCCTTGCCGCCTTTCCCACCCTCGGCGTTGACCATCCACCAGGAGCTCTTGCCGGCACCTTCATTCTGCACCCGAATGAAACGACTGTGGAGGGACAGATTGTGCCGGATAGAGTTCTGCGCAAAGAGATGAACATTAGTGTCGCAGATAGCTAAATTCACTCTAGCCACGAAAATACAAGATACACAAACCATTCCGGAACCCAATTTTCACCCCAAATTCAGTTTTTGTTGTTCATTaacagcagaggtggacatttccggtccagaaagtaaaaatctaaaccaggattttgtttcaaccaaccagttgagcataaagagtcacagtcagagagtactcagctggttggctgaaacaaaattttggtctggatttttactttctggacctgaaatgtccacctctggtttTCAGACGTGTTTTTTTGCTGCATTTACAAGTCCTTTGATGTCTTAAAACTTTCACTTTGTTACGTCATCAAACGGCATTTCTGTGTTCGAAAATCTGTAATTTTTTCCTGCTCGAGTCAATATTACTGTGGGATTTACTGGCCGCCTAGGTTATTATAATGACATCCTTACATTGTCTCCTTTACGGTAAAATGGAGAAGCTCCTTAAT
Encoded proteins:
- the LOC111857894 gene encoding forkhead box protein O3-like, with amino-acid sequence MTTEINETEKIMALAPATDPISSADIEIDPDFEPQKRPRSCTWPLPRPESNGNKSELTDADIIPEEVDDGEDAAGSASHDASIATEDRTSSGGINGAPAGGDCADSRLNSQSLAAVDNSSNNDSPRPQQPRKSCRRNAWGNLSYADLITTAIESSPEKRLTLSQIYDWMVRCVPYFKDKGDSNSSAGWKNSIRHNLSLHSRFIRVQNEGAGKSSWWMVNAEGGKGGKAPRRRAMSMDNCNKYTKSRGRATKKKVAMLAAREGSVESPPGLAQWSGSPTSRSSDELDVWMDFRSRTSSNASTVSGRLSPILANPELDQVPDDDMPLSPMLYSSPSGVSPSFSKASPSELPYLADLAGTMNLNEGLSDSLMDDLLDNMSFTLSQQQSLGDADSGSETGSALHRSSSLTLDPKNSGLGSPPGSYTNSVYDAVSLRSSPMQTIQENKPATFSFVSLFGSQNPCSDLLRHSDVMMTQSDPLISQASLPASSQFLRRNNVLRNDPMMSNNLCSVNHSGQSQNSLLMGWHTSLSSTKEDLELTNEANNLKSVRQKLQSPMQTGSSESFMYPISNGGGVSIPLTSQEHYLSDPDLDMLSSSLESDMDSFIRSELLDTDGLDCSLDSLTAAQNTINLNAGNLAKSKKTSSQDQLPGLEAGL